A genomic window from Sorex araneus isolate mSorAra2 chromosome 2, mSorAra2.pri, whole genome shotgun sequence includes:
- the CRYGS gene encoding LOW QUALITY PROTEIN: gamma-crystallin S (The sequence of the model RefSeq protein was modified relative to this genomic sequence to represent the inferred CDS: deleted 1 base in 1 codon; substituted 2 bases at 2 genomic stop codons), with amino-acid sequence MPHLVGHMFVLPQSENPEYQYWLGVSDRLGSRRAVCLPSGNQYRIQIFEKGDFNCKMNEATEDCPSIWELFHCMREVHSWKVLAGKRVXIFSELPNCCGWQYLLDRMECXKPIDWGAASAGVRSFCCVVD; translated from the exons ATGCCTCACTTGGTTGGGCATATGTTTGTCTTGCCTCAGAGTGAGAACCCTGAATACCAGTATTGGCTGGGCGTTAGTGACCGCCTGGGCTCCAGGAGGGCTGTCTGTCTGC CCAGTGGAAACCAATATAGGATTCAGATCTTTGAGAAAGGGGATTTTAATTGTAAGATGAATGAAGCTACTGAAGACTGCCCTTCCATCTGGGAACTATTTCAC TGCATGAGAGAGGTCCACTCCTGGAAGGTGCTGGCGGGAAAAAGGGTATGAATTTTCTCTGAGCTACCCAACTGCTGTGGCTGGCAGTATCTCCTGGACAGGATGGAGTGCTAAAAGCCCATTGATTGGGGTGCTGCCTCTGCAGGTGTCCGGTCCTTCTGCTGCGTTGTGGACTAA